From a single Camarhynchus parvulus chromosome 20, STF_HiC, whole genome shotgun sequence genomic region:
- the LOC115912082 gene encoding beta-1,3-galactosyl-O-glycosyl-glycoprotein beta-1,6-N-acetylglucosaminyltransferase 7-like: protein MNPLHAKKSRFLVCVAVCMFIYTFIYLTVPLYDESDDQKFQVKRAECGFYPDELCSALFVGKPAASKIGNFCQKSYQPKALSCIQTSCSCSTVLKTLHFITKPLSEEEGNFSLAYIITIHKELEMFVRLLRAIYMPQNIYCIHIDEKSPRGYKTAVQNIVNCFENIFISSKREHVVYAGFSRLQADINCMRDLVKSKVQWNYVINLCGQDYPLKTNKEIIQYIKTKWNGKNITPGIVQPLHVKHRTEVSYREFVHSGVPYVYPAKVRKAQPPYNLTIYFGSAYYILSKAFVEFTLSDARAKALLEWSRDTYSPDEHYWVTLNRLPDAPGATPNAGWQGDLRAIKWKDQEGLSHKGCKGHYVRDICIYGLGDLQWIIESPHLFANKFEAGRNPLALECLERRLRLKVLRRAQVPIEQHWRLQEHSPFNMQLDV from the exons ATGAACCCACTTCATGCAAAGAAATCAAGATTTTTAGTGTGTGTTGCTGTCTGTATGTTCATCTACACCTTCATTTACCTAACGGTTCCACTTTATGACGAGTCAGATGACCAAAAATTCCAGGTCAAAAGAGCAGAGTGTGGTTTTTACCCCGATGAACTTTGCTCGGCTCTTTTTGTGGGGAAACCTGCAGCCTCTAAAATTGGAAACTTTTGTCAGAAGTCCTACCAGCCCAAAGCCCTCAGCTGCATTCAgacttcctgcagctgctccacagtTCTGAAGACTCTGCATTTTATCACCAAACCACTgtcagaggaagaaggaaatttcTCCTTGGCATACATTATTACAATTCACAAGGAGCTGGAAATGTTTGTGAGGCTGCTAAGAGCTATTTATATGCCTCAGAATATTTACTGCATCCACATTGATGAAAAGTCACCCAGAGGTTATAAAACTGCTGTACAGAACATCGTTaactgctttgaaaatatttttatttcctccaaaAGAGAACACGTTGTTTATGCAGGGTTTTCAAGATTACAAGCTGACATTAATTGCATGAGAGACCTCGTTAAATCCAAAGTTCAGTGGAATTATGTTATTAATCTGTGTGGGCAAGATTACCCcctgaaaacaaataaagaaatcatACAATATATAAAAACTAAGTGGAATGGTAAAAACATCACTCCTGGGATAGTGCAGCCGCTGCATGTGAAGCACAGGACCGAGGTCAGCTACAGGGAGTTTGTGCACTCTGGAGTGCCCTACGTGTACCCAGCAAAGGTCAGGAAAGCTCAGCCCCCATATAACCTGACCATCTACTTTGGCAGTGCCTATTACATCCTCAGCAAGGCCTTTGTGGAGTTCACACTGAGTGATGCCCGGGCTAAAGCTCTGCTGGAGTGGTCCAGGGACACCTACAGCCCTGATGAGCACTACTGGGTCACCCTCAATCGTTTACCTG atgCTCCAGGGGCTACACCCAATGCAGGTTGGCAAGGAGACCTAAGAGCCATTAAATGGAAAGATCAAGAAGGGCTCTCACACAAAGGCTGCAAAG GTCATTACGTCAGAGACATCTGCATTTATGGCCTGGGGGATCTGCAGTGGATTATTGAGTCCCCTCATCTGTTTGCCAACAAGTTTGAGGCTGGCAGGAACCCCCTGGCCCTGGAGTGCCTGGAGCGGCGGCTGCGGCTCAAGGTGCTGCGCCGGGCTCAGGTGCCCATCGAGCAGCACTGGcgcctgcaggagcacagccccttCAACATGCAGCTGGATGTgtga